The Amaranthus tricolor cultivar Red isolate AtriRed21 chromosome 6, ASM2621246v1, whole genome shotgun sequence genome has a segment encoding these proteins:
- the LOC130815519 gene encoding uncharacterized protein LOC130815519 yields the protein MISEKVWRGKGVFLSCQSIRASGLQSSNGNNRVRHPRLNSDQPTPRPRQQRLGEGLSMVIIEDPVALRENLGIVSQNRTQETKPLGLLEVWTPGAPLVSGEVEGSISLFVDCIPFDLTPSWLITFFEGVGRVDDVFLSKNARNFTKDAFGFVRFRRLQDARRAIETLDGFEVRGRRLNASMARYQIGGSRFENKPVRQGAGYRRIVNPSFRDHRKYAEVLKDNQLLVPDENRNNNIIPIYFTLNSSENKEVVQMLDHAVIAENSGVIHIAQSTSEVAAISKSIKGMFSLSPPPNF from the exons atgatCAGTGAGAAAGTGTGGAGGGGAAAAGGTGTTTTTCTGTCTTGTCAATCAATCAGAGCTTCTGGCCTTCAATCTTCAAACGGTAACAATCGCGTCCGGCATCCCCGACTAAATTCCGACCAGCCAACGCCCCGACCCCGCCAGCAGCGTCTGGGAGAGGGCCTGTCCATGGTAATTATAGAAGACCCAGTGGCATTGCGAGAGAATTTAGGCATAGTTTCCCAGAATCGGACTCAAGAAACCAAACCTTTAGGCCTCT TGGAGGTGTGGACCCCGGGAGCCCCACTTGTCAGTGGTGAAGTCGAGGGATCAATTTCCCTTTTTGTGGATTGCATCCCATTTGATTTGACTCCTAGCTGGCTTATAACCTTCTTCGAAGGAGTAGGACGGGTTGATGATGTCTTCTTATCTAAAAATGCCAGGAATTTCACCAAAGACGCTTTTGGGTTTGTTAGATTCAGAAGACTACAGGATGCTAGAAGAGCCATCGAAACCTTAGATGGATTCGAAGTGCGAGGGAGACGACTTAATGCCTCGATGGCAAGATACCAGATTGGAGGCTCGAGATTCGAAAACAAACCTGTACGACAGGGTGCTGGGTACAGAAGGATTGTGAACCCATCTTTCAGAGACCATCGCAAGTATGCTGAAGTGCTTAAGGACAATCAACTGCTGGTGCCAGATGAAAACAGAAACAATAATATTATCCCTATCTATTTTACACTAAATTCCTCAGAGAATAAAGAGGTAGTGCAGATGCTAGATCATGCCGTTATCGCTGAGAATTCAGGGGTCATTCACATTGCTCAATCGACATCTGAAGTGGCTGCCATCTCAAAGTCAATCAAGGGTATGTTCTCTCTTTCCCCCCCACCAAACTTCTGA